One Hevea brasiliensis isolate MT/VB/25A 57/8 chromosome 5, ASM3005281v1, whole genome shotgun sequence genomic region harbors:
- the LOC110631549 gene encoding remorin 4.1, whose protein sequence is MLSAQGPTTSTATTSGETRHHDHRDHDENEHIRDIHALTPPHPPPVPRGRWETGSHQSHSTYMSSEGALSENFNTMSREFNALVVAGSAVGSSMINNNGSSDHNNEDVSGNNWLARIGEDDVPEEINPLAIVPDNNPLDPDPSSSSTTVGNHQLGGGEAEVSSVQRVKKEEVETKISAWQNAKIAKINNRFKREDAIINGWEGEQVQKATSWMKKVERKLEEKRARALEKMQNEVAKAHKKAEDRRASAEAKRGTKVARVLEIANLMRVFGRAPAKRSFF, encoded by the exons ATGCTAAGTGCTCAAGGACCCACGACCAGCACCGCCACTACTAGCGGAGAAACCCGTCATCACGACCACCGCGATCATGATGAAAATGAACATATCCGTGATATCCACGCCCTGACACCACCACACCCGCCACCCGTCCCCCGGGGCCGTTGGGAAACTGGCAGCCATCAGTCACACTCGACGTACATGAGTAGTGAAGGAGCTTTAAGTGAGAACTTCAACACCATGAGCAGAGAGTTCAATGCTCTGGTTGTAGCTGGTTCTGCTGTAGGAAGTAGTATGATCAACAATAATGGTAGCTCTGATCATAATAACGAGGATGTTAGTGGAAACAACTGGTTGGCTCGGATTGGAGAGGATGATGTGCCTGAAGAGATTAACCCTTTGGCTATTGTGCCTGATAATAACCCGTTGGACCCAGACCCCAGTTCAAGCTCAACAACGGTTGGGAACCACCAGTTGGGCGGTGGTGAGGCGGAGGTGTCGTCGGTGCAGAGAGTGAAGAAAGAAGAGGTTGAGACAAAGATATCCGCATGGCAAAACGCCAAGATTGCTAAGATCAATAACAGGTTTAAGAGAGAAGATGCTATAATTAATGGGTGGGAGGGTGAGCAAGTGCAGAAGGCTACTTCTTGGATGAAGAAAGTTGAG AGGAAGCTGGAAGAGAAAAGAGCAAGAGCTCTTGAGAAGATGCAGAATGAGGTAGCAAAAGCACACAAAAAAGCAGAGGATAGAAGAGCATCAGCTGAAGCTAAAAGAGGAACAAAAGTGGCTAGAGTTCTTGAAATAGCCAATTTGATGAGAGTCTTTGGGAGAGCTCCTGCAAAAAGGTCCTTCTTTTGA
- the LOC110652924 gene encoding tRNA (guanine-N(7)-)-methyltransferase yields the protein MLENESNPTISKSTGLPRKRFYRARAHSNPLSDSHFPVPISPCHVDYSFHYPQLVSSDQVDSNKKIQFADVGCGFGGLLISLSTLFPETLMIGMELRDKVTEYVKERISALRATNPGQYQNISVVRTNSMKYLPNYFGKGQLSKMFFLFPDPHFKEKNHRRRVISPHLLDEYAYVLEIGGIIYTITDVEELGEWMNSCLASHPLFEALTVVELGADPVIKLLSTATEEGQKVARNGGQTFQAVYRRIVPSQ from the coding sequence ATGTTAGAAAACGAGTCAAACCCAACAATCAGCAAGTCAACTGGCCTGCCTAGGAAACGCTTCTACAGAGCACGGGCACATAGCAACCCACTAAGTGACTCGCACTTCCCTGTTCCAATCTCCCCCTGTCATGttgactattcctttcattacccTCAATTAGTCTCATCTGATCAAGTGGATAGTAACAAAAAGATCCAATTTGCAGATGTTGGTTGTGGTTTTGGGGGGCTACTTATTAGTCTTTCAACCCTTTTTCCTGAAACCCTAATGATTGGTATGGAACTTAGGGACAAGGTGACAGAGTATGTTAAGGAACGGATTTCGGCCCTAAGGGCAACCAATCCAGGTCAATATCAAAATATCTCAGTGGTTCGGACCAATTCCATGAAATACCTACCGAATTACTTTGGGAAAGGACAACTTTCAAAGATGTTTTTCCTATTCCCAGATCCCCACTTCAAGGAGAAGAATCATCGCCGGCGGGTTATTAGTCCGCATTTGCTAGATGAGTATGCCTATGTTCTTGAGATTGGTGGGATTATCTACACAATTACAGATGTGGAAGAACTAGGAGAATGGATGAATTCTTGCTTGGCAAGTCACCCCTTGTTTGAAGCCCTTACAGTGGTGGAGCTTGGAGCAGATCCTGTCATAAAGCTCTTGAGTACAGCAACTGAAGAAGGACAAAAGGTTGCTAGGAATGGGGGACAAACATTTCAAGCGGTATACAGACGTATTGTACCATCTCAGTAA